The Candidatus Zixiibacteriota bacterium genome contains the following window.
CTTGTCGTCCCGCTCGCTCCAATGGTCAATGGAGTAGCGGAAACTGAAACGTTCCTCGTCAGGATTCTCAGCCTTGTAAGCGCGCATGAACTCTTCGTTCCCGCGCAGCAATGCCTCGGTGACTTCGATTTCATCGAGGAGATCGACCATGCGCGAGTACTTGGCTTCGGGGTGGATCAGAATCAGCGTGTTCAGTTTCGGGCGATCCCAATTATAGCGAATAAAGAGATTGCGCACCGAATCGATGGGAATTTCGCGCGGATCCATCTTCTCGGATCCCGTCTCCAGATTGTTGCCGATATCGTAGTAGACATCGCCGTACTTGTCGACGCGGATGTTGAGCAAGTTCGACTGCTTGACTTTCCCGCGTTCTTCTGTGGTGTCGGTCTTGGGCGGGAGGTTAATCTCCATCGCCTGCGGCATCGCAAAGACCGTGGTGACCATGTAGAAGATCAGGAGCAGGAACGCGATGTCGACCATCGGCGTCATATCGATACGGATACCGAGACGACGCTTTTTCCGGCGCAGGCCTTTGCCTTTACCACTACTTTTTTCTTTTTGTATTACTTCACCGGCCACAGGGCGTCACCTCCTCAGATCTTCTCCGATTCCAGTTCGGTAATGATCTGGAATCGCGAGAGATTGGATTCGACCATGGTATCCATCACCTTCTGCATGGTCCCGAATTTCACATCTTTGTCCGCTTTGATGATGACCAGGGCGTTGAAGTTCCTGGCGCGGATCGCATTGATCGTGTTTCCAACCGTGTACGGCGTCGCCTCTTCGTAGTAGCGCTCGAGCGTCGAGATCTTGCGGCCGTCGACCTCTTTCTCAACACGTTCGACATAGTCGACGAAGATCGAGTCATCGGGGGTCACCGTGACGATGATCTTGTCTTTGGACGGCAGTTCGATCTGCGAGTGCGACGTCGGCAACGACACCGCTTTCTGCTCCGGTGGCTTGAACTGAGTGGTGGCCATGTAGAAAATCAGGAGCAGAAACGCGATATCCACCATCGGTGTCATATCGATGCGGATGGCAATCCGCCGTTTCTTCTTGATCGCCATGGTTTACTTGTTCTCCGCCGCCGTCTTGAACAGTTGCAGCACTTCGTAGGTCGCTTCGTCCGTCGTGTAGTTGAACGAGTCGACCTTGTTCACGAAAAAGTTGTAGAAGAAGATACCGAGAATACCGGAGATCAGGCCGCCCGCGGTATTCACCAGTGCTTCCGAAATACCGACAGCCAGCTGGGTGGCGTCGATCACACCGCCGGAGGCGTGACCCGTCGCGGCGAAGGCGCGGATCATACCAATGGTTGTACCCAAAAGTCCGACCATCGTTGCAATCGACGCGATGGTGGACATGGCGATCAGGTTACGTTCAAGCAGCGGTCCTTCGAGGGCATTGGCTTCCTCGATCGCCGCTTGCGTGAGGGCGATCTTCTTTTCAGCGTCCAGTTTCGGATCGTCTTTGACGCTCATGAAGCGGTCGATGCCGGCGCGGAGGACGTTGGCGGTCGTGCCGCGCTGCTTGTCGCAGGCAGCCAGGGCGCCTTCATAGTCGCCTTTACGCAGCATGGCAATGAGATTCTTGAAGAAGACCTGTACGGACGCTTTGCCCTTGGCAACG
Protein-coding sequences here:
- a CDS encoding biopolymer transporter ExbD — encoded protein: MAIKKKRRIAIRIDMTPMVDIAFLLLIFYMATTQFKPPEQKAVSLPTSHSQIELPSKDKIIVTVTPDDSIFVDYVERVEKEVDGRKISTLERYYEEATPYTVGNTINAIRARNFNALVIIKADKDVKFGTMQKVMDTMVESNLSRFQIITELESEKI
- a CDS encoding MotA/TolQ/ExbB proton channel family protein — encoded protein: MKQSLFVTLNALIAFMVGYIIYKPILGSQPKGTIAHSVYQGGPLVVILIAIFFMLMAFVVERFLSLRVAKGKASVQVFFKNLIAMLRKGDYEGALAACDKQRGTTANVLRAGIDRFMSVKDDPKLDAEKKIALTQAAIEEANALEGPLLERNLIAMSTIASIATMVGLLGTTIGMIRAFAATGHASGGVIDATQLAVGISEALVNTAGGLISGILGIFFYNFFVNKVDSFNYTTDEATYEVLQLFKTAAENK
- a CDS encoding biopolymer transporter ExbD, giving the protein MAGEVIQKEKSSGKGKGLRRKKRRLGIRIDMTPMVDIAFLLLIFYMVTTVFAMPQAMEINLPPKTDTTEERGKVKQSNLLNIRVDKYGDVYYDIGNNLETGSEKMDPREIPIDSVRNLFIRYNWDRPKLNTLILIHPEAKYSRMVDLLDEIEVTEALLRGNEEFMRAYKAENPDEERFSFRYSIDHWSERDDKKMEKVYGVTGGGS